The following are encoded together in the Pedobacter sp. D749 genome:
- the mraY gene encoding phospho-N-acetylmuramoyl-pentapeptide-transferase has product MLYLLFEYLHKHYDIPGLRLFQYITFRASISIILSLVITTVYGRRLIDYLHKKQVGETVRNLGLEGQMQKQGTPTMGGIIILLGILIPTLLFANISNIYVILMIITTIWMGAIGFLDDYIKVFKKNKEGLAGRFKVVGQVGLGLIVGTTMYFHPNIVVRETVQDNVKSTSTVPMVLRQKGETFYYTQDVKSSKTNMPFYKNNEFDYAKVLKFLGGDYQKYAFIIFLIFTVFIITAVSNGANITDGIDGLATGTSAVIGITLGILAYVSGNTIMADYLNIMYIPNSAELMIFAGAFVGACVGFLWYNSYPAQIFMGDTGSLAIGGIIAAFALMIRKELLIPILCGIFLVELVSVIMQVSYFKYTKKKFGEGRRIFLMSPLHHHYQKKGYHEAKIVTRFWIIGIMLAIMTIVTLKLR; this is encoded by the coding sequence ATGTTATATTTATTATTCGAATACCTGCATAAGCATTATGATATACCTGGTTTAAGGTTGTTTCAGTACATCACTTTTCGTGCATCTATCTCTATTATTTTATCGTTGGTCATTACTACCGTTTATGGCCGTAGGTTGATAGATTACCTGCATAAAAAACAGGTTGGAGAAACGGTAAGGAATTTAGGATTAGAAGGACAGATGCAAAAACAAGGTACGCCAACTATGGGTGGTATCATTATTTTGCTGGGGATTCTTATTCCGACCTTGTTATTTGCCAATATTTCCAATATTTACGTCATCCTGATGATTATTACCACCATTTGGATGGGTGCAATCGGGTTTTTGGATGATTACATTAAAGTATTCAAAAAAAATAAGGAAGGTTTAGCTGGTCGCTTTAAAGTAGTTGGCCAGGTAGGTTTGGGCTTAATTGTAGGTACAACCATGTATTTTCACCCTAATATTGTGGTAAGAGAAACCGTGCAGGATAATGTTAAAAGCACTTCTACGGTTCCGATGGTATTGCGCCAGAAAGGAGAAACCTTTTATTATACCCAGGATGTAAAATCTTCAAAGACCAATATGCCTTTTTATAAGAACAATGAGTTCGATTATGCCAAGGTATTGAAGTTTTTAGGTGGCGATTATCAGAAATATGCGTTTATTATATTCCTGATCTTTACCGTATTTATTATTACAGCGGTTTCAAATGGGGCTAATATTACCGATGGTATTGATGGTCTTGCTACAGGTACTTCTGCTGTAATAGGCATTACACTTGGGATTCTGGCATATGTTTCAGGTAATACGATCATGGCCGATTACCTCAACATCATGTACATCCCCAATTCGGCAGAGCTGATGATTTTTGCCGGAGCCTTTGTTGGTGCGTGTGTAGGTTTTCTTTGGTACAATTCTTACCCTGCCCAGATTTTTATGGGTGATACCGGGAGTTTAGCCATTGGTGGTATTATTGCCGCATTTGCACTCATGATCCGTAAAGAACTTTTGATCCCGATTTTATGTGGGATATTCCTGGTAGAACTGGTGTCGGTAATTATGCAGGTTTCCTACTTTAAATATACCAAGAAGAAATTTGGAGAAGGACGAAGGATTTTCCTGATGTCACCTTTGCATCACCATTACCAGAAAAAAGGATACCATGAAGCTAAAATTGTAACCCGCTTCTGGATTATAGGAATCATGCTTGCAATTATGACCATTGTAACATTGAAACTGAGGTAG
- the murD gene encoding UDP-N-acetylmuramoyl-L-alanine--D-glutamate ligase, which produces MSTNNITSSNTTSAMTGQGRVVILGAGESGVGAAKLAQAKGFEVFVSDYGVITDKYKAALEKLCVPFESEKHTEELILNATEVIKSPGIPSTAPIVKKLVAQGIPVISEIEFAKRYTHAKTICITGSNGKSTTSLLTYHILKNAGLNVGLAGNIGQSFAAQVATEDYEYYVLEISSFMLDDMFEFKADIAVLLNITPDHLDRYDYKLENYAASKMRIVQNQTADDVFIYCADDEESLKAITLIKPIAKAFPFSITKKVAIGAYLEKNTIHILTEPNNQLTMSISDLALQGKHNIYNSMASGIVSKVLELRNETIRESMGNFKNIEHRLEHVAKISGIDFINDSKATNVNSTWYALESMTSDVVLIMGGVDKGNDYNMLKDLVKSKVKAIVCLGKDNKRIHDAFEDDVEVIVNTFSADEAAQIAFHLAKRGDAVLLSPACASFDLFKNYEDRGNQFKAAVREL; this is translated from the coding sequence ATGAGCACGAATAATATCACATCAAGCAATACTACGTCAGCAATGACCGGGCAGGGCCGTGTGGTTATTCTTGGTGCTGGCGAAAGTGGTGTTGGTGCCGCAAAATTGGCTCAGGCCAAAGGTTTCGAGGTATTTGTTTCCGATTACGGTGTAATTACTGATAAATATAAAGCCGCGTTAGAAAAGCTTTGCGTACCATTCGAATCTGAAAAGCATACTGAAGAATTAATTCTGAATGCAACGGAAGTAATTAAAAGTCCGGGTATTCCGTCTACAGCGCCAATTGTTAAAAAGCTGGTAGCTCAAGGTATTCCGGTGATTTCAGAGATTGAATTTGCTAAAAGATATACCCATGCCAAAACCATCTGCATTACAGGTTCCAATGGTAAATCAACCACGAGCCTGTTAACCTATCACATCTTAAAAAATGCCGGGTTAAATGTAGGCTTGGCCGGTAACATCGGACAGAGTTTTGCCGCACAGGTGGCTACAGAAGATTACGAATATTATGTGCTGGAAATCTCGAGCTTTATGCTTGATGATATGTTCGAATTTAAAGCCGATATCGCGGTTTTGCTCAACATTACCCCAGATCATTTAGATCGGTACGATTATAAACTGGAGAATTATGCTGCATCTAAAATGCGCATTGTTCAAAATCAAACTGCAGATGATGTTTTCATCTATTGTGCAGACGACGAAGAGAGCTTAAAAGCCATTACGCTGATTAAGCCGATAGCAAAAGCTTTTCCTTTTTCAATTACTAAAAAAGTAGCGATTGGTGCTTATTTAGAAAAAAATACGATACATATCCTTACAGAACCAAATAACCAACTAACCATGTCTATTTCAGATTTAGCCTTACAGGGCAAGCACAACATTTACAATTCTATGGCCTCAGGCATTGTGTCTAAAGTTTTAGAATTAAGAAATGAGACCATCCGCGAGAGCATGGGCAATTTCAAAAATATTGAGCACAGGTTAGAGCATGTGGCCAAAATTTCGGGGATCGATTTTATCAACGATAGTAAAGCCACGAATGTAAACTCAACATGGTATGCTTTAGAAAGTATGACTAGTGATGTAGTGCTGATTATGGGTGGTGTTGATAAAGGAAACGATTACAATATGCTTAAAGACCTGGTTAAAAGTAAGGTTAAGGCTATCGTTTGTTTGGGTAAGGACAACAAACGTATCCACGATGCTTTTGAGGATGATGTAGAAGTAATTGTAAATACTTTTTCGGCTGATGAAGCAGCGCAGATTGCCTTTCACCTGGCTAAACGTGGCGACGCAGTATTGTTATCACCTGCATGTGCAAGTTTTGACTTGTTTAAAAATTACGAAGACCGCGGTAACCAGTTTAAAGCGGCAGTTAGAGAATTATAA
- a CDS encoding FtsW/RodA/SpoVE family cell cycle protein: protein MLQALLNKTKGDRWIWLIIILLSLISVMAVYSATGTLAYKKGETVEKLLLTKHLIFVLMGIGMIYIAHLLDYRYYAGISKVLMIVTIPLLFYTLIFGTNLNDASRWVKIPVIGLTFQTSDLAKLALITFLARMLTKKQENIKNVKESFIPIMGSVCVVFVLIALANLSTALMLFGVSILLLIIGRISIKQIAIVCAGGFVLLLFVFFLGPRRKTYMSRINTFMHPEMQHSDKTFQADQAKIALATGGVFGKGPGNSTQRNFLPHPYSDFIFAIIIEEWGTVGGIVIMILYLVLLYRCIKIVTRAPKAFGALLAAGLSFSLTIQAFANMAVAVGLGPVTGVPLPLVSMGGTSMIFTSVAFGIILSVSRDVEENASASTKEDKEKVKNKVIVGEIPAMA from the coding sequence ATGTTGCAGGCACTACTTAATAAAACAAAAGGCGATAGATGGATCTGGTTGATCATCATCCTGCTTTCGCTTATATCTGTAATGGCAGTATACAGTGCAACAGGTACCTTGGCCTATAAAAAAGGCGAAACCGTAGAAAAACTTTTGCTTACCAAACATTTAATTTTTGTGTTGATGGGGATAGGCATGATTTATATCGCCCACCTGCTGGATTACCGTTATTACGCTGGTATTTCGAAGGTGCTGATGATTGTAACCATTCCGTTATTGTTCTATACATTAATATTCGGAACGAATTTGAACGATGCTTCCAGGTGGGTTAAAATACCCGTAATCGGATTAACCTTTCAAACTTCCGATTTGGCTAAACTCGCATTGATTACCTTTTTGGCCAGGATGCTCACTAAAAAGCAAGAAAATATTAAAAATGTTAAAGAGTCATTTATACCAATTATGGGCTCGGTTTGCGTGGTGTTTGTTTTAATCGCGCTGGCCAACCTATCTACAGCGTTAATGCTGTTTGGTGTAAGTATATTGCTGTTAATTATTGGTAGGATTAGTATTAAGCAGATCGCAATTGTTTGTGCAGGCGGCTTCGTGTTGCTGTTGTTCGTTTTCTTTTTGGGACCAAGGAGAAAAACTTACATGTCGCGTATCAATACGTTTATGCATCCCGAAATGCAGCATTCAGACAAAACTTTCCAGGCAGATCAGGCAAAAATTGCCCTGGCTACTGGTGGTGTTTTTGGTAAAGGACCAGGTAATAGTACACAACGCAATTTCCTACCACACCCGTATTCCGATTTTATTTTCGCCATTATTATTGAAGAGTGGGGAACCGTGGGAGGAATTGTAATCATGATACTATACCTGGTGCTTTTATACCGATGTATCAAAATCGTAACCCGGGCGCCCAAGGCCTTCGGTGCGCTCCTGGCGGCCGGATTGAGTTTCAGTCTCACCATTCAGGCTTTCGCAAATATGGCGGTAGCTGTAGGACTGGGGCCGGTAACAGGGGTTCCGCTTCCATTGGTTAGCATGGGCGGTACATCGATGATTTTTACCAGTGTGGCCTTTGGGATTATATTGAGTGTAAGCCGCGATGTTGAGGAAAATGCAAGCGCATCTACAAAAGAGGATAAAGAGAAAGTAAAAAATAAAGTGATCGTTGGAGAGATTCCGGCGATGGCGTAA
- the murG gene encoding undecaprenyldiphospho-muramoylpentapeptide beta-N-acetylglucosaminyltransferase: MNNSPKIIISGGGTGGHIFPAVAIANALKRMVPTCEILFVGALGRMEMEKVPAAGYKIIGLNISGMQRGSIIKNLALPLKVIGSVRKAIQIINDFKPDVVVGVGGYASGPLLYAASLKGIPYLIQEQNSYAGITNKWLGKKASKICVAFDDMDQFFPADRILKTGNPVRQEVVDIKGKHFQGAELLKLDPLKKTIMVTGGSLGAGTLNKAIEKHLPDILAQDVQVIWQTGKYYYKGIIERLGLDYHPNVRILEFLNKMDLAYAAADVIVSRAGAGTIAELCLIKKPVILVPSPNVAEDHQTKNAMALVKNGAAILINDRSAEDTLVKEALVLLTNKEHCETLAQNLAKMALPQADEIIANEVLKLIKRKD, from the coding sequence ATGAATAATTCCCCAAAAATTATCATATCAGGTGGTGGCACCGGTGGGCATATTTTTCCCGCCGTAGCCATAGCCAATGCGCTAAAACGCATGGTGCCAACCTGTGAAATCTTGTTTGTGGGCGCACTAGGCCGAATGGAAATGGAAAAAGTTCCTGCAGCCGGATATAAAATTATAGGATTAAACATTAGTGGGATGCAACGTGGCTCGATTATTAAAAATCTGGCACTCCCGCTCAAAGTAATCGGAAGTGTGCGTAAAGCTATACAGATTATTAATGATTTTAAGCCCGATGTTGTAGTTGGTGTTGGTGGTTATGCTTCAGGACCGTTATTGTACGCAGCTTCTTTGAAGGGAATTCCTTACCTCATCCAGGAACAGAATTCTTATGCAGGAATAACCAATAAGTGGTTAGGCAAAAAGGCTTCGAAAATCTGTGTCGCTTTTGATGACATGGATCAGTTTTTTCCAGCTGATAGAATTTTGAAAACAGGAAATCCTGTTCGCCAGGAAGTGGTTGATATTAAAGGAAAACATTTTCAGGGTGCCGAATTGTTAAAGCTGGATCCATTGAAAAAGACCATTATGGTTACTGGTGGAAGTTTAGGCGCAGGTACACTGAATAAAGCGATTGAAAAACATTTGCCCGATATCCTTGCACAAGATGTACAGGTGATCTGGCAAACAGGTAAATATTACTATAAAGGAATTATCGAGAGATTGGGTTTAGACTATCACCCCAATGTTCGGATTCTTGAGTTTTTAAATAAAATGGATTTGGCTTATGCTGCAGCAGATGTAATTGTGAGCCGGGCAGGAGCGGGAACCATAGCAGAACTTTGTTTAATTAAGAAACCGGTGATTTTGGTGCCTTCGCCTAATGTAGCAGAAGACCATCAAACCAAAAACGCCATGGCCCTGGTTAAAAATGGAGCAGCAATATTAATTAACGACCGCTCTGCGGAAGATACCCTGGTTAAGGAAGCATTGGTATTGCTCACGAATAAAGAGCACTGCGAAACGTTAGCTCAAAACCTGGCAAAGATGGCATTGCCACAGGCAGATGAAATTATTGCGAATGAAGTATTGAAACTTATAAAGCGGAAAGACTAA
- the murC gene encoding UDP-N-acetylmuramate--L-alanine ligase — translation MELSKINRVFFVGIGGIGMSALARYFAKRGQVVCGYDKTKTKLTETLTSEGILITYLDEVSSLPGEFLDHQDDTLVVYTPAIPKDSKILNHFIDKGFALKKRSEVLGIISKGMFCIAVAGTHGKTTTSSIVAHILKDTGYDCTAFLGGITSNYNSNVLFGENNVVVVEADEYDRSFLTLHPDVAVVTSMDADHLDIYGDKSHLEESFRLFAGQLKGKGTLYAHEGLPLDSSISYAASSTATAKAENLRVEGSKFVFDYADATQRIKDISLMLPGKHNVENTTVAIAIALQLGIDAEKVKQAVANFKGVKRRFEYIVNNSNQIYIDDYAHHPEELRACFDAVRQLYPDKKLTVIFQPHLFTRTRDFADEFAKVLSTVDELLLLEIYPARELPIEGVNAQFLLDKITLADKKICEKGFVVQHVEHTKPELILTVGAGDIDTIIEPLKNTLNNA, via the coding sequence ATGGAATTAAGTAAAATAAACAGGGTTTTCTTTGTAGGTATCGGTGGTATCGGCATGAGTGCGCTTGCCCGTTATTTTGCTAAACGCGGACAGGTGGTTTGTGGTTACGATAAAACCAAAACTAAATTGACCGAAACCTTAACGAGTGAAGGCATTCTTATTACCTACCTGGATGAGGTATCTTCGTTGCCTGGTGAATTTTTGGATCATCAGGATGATACCCTTGTAGTTTATACACCAGCGATTCCGAAAGATTCGAAAATTTTAAACCATTTTATAGATAAAGGTTTTGCGCTTAAAAAACGTTCAGAAGTTTTAGGGATTATTAGTAAAGGAATGTTCTGCATTGCGGTTGCAGGTACACATGGCAAAACCACAACATCATCTATTGTTGCACATATTTTAAAGGATACCGGATACGATTGTACAGCTTTTTTAGGTGGAATAACCAGTAACTATAACAGTAATGTGCTTTTTGGGGAAAATAATGTGGTAGTGGTAGAGGCTGATGAATATGACCGTTCGTTTCTTACGCTACACCCTGATGTAGCTGTTGTTACTTCTATGGATGCCGATCATTTGGACATTTACGGAGATAAAAGCCATCTCGAAGAATCTTTCAGGTTATTTGCCGGGCAGCTCAAGGGCAAAGGTACACTTTATGCACATGAAGGATTGCCTTTGGACAGTAGTATCAGTTATGCTGCAAGTTCAACTGCTACAGCAAAGGCAGAAAATTTAAGGGTAGAAGGTTCGAAGTTTGTGTTCGATTATGCAGATGCCACGCAGCGCATAAAAGATATCAGTTTAATGCTTCCCGGTAAGCACAATGTCGAAAATACAACGGTTGCCATTGCTATTGCGCTGCAATTGGGAATCGATGCAGAAAAGGTAAAACAAGCGGTTGCCAATTTTAAGGGTGTTAAACGCCGCTTTGAATATATAGTGAATAATTCCAATCAGATTTATATAGATGATTATGCGCATCATCCTGAAGAACTGAGGGCTTGTTTTGATGCTGTGAGGCAATTGTATCCAGATAAAAAATTAACGGTAATTTTTCAACCGCACTTATTCACACGGACACGAGATTTCGCCGATGAATTTGCAAAAGTTTTAAGCACTGTTGATGAATTGCTACTGCTGGAGATTTATCCGGCAAGAGAATTGCCGATTGAGGGGGTAAACGCACAGTTTTTATTGGATAAAATTACTTTAGCAGATAAAAAAATATGTGAAAAAGGTTTTGTAGTTCAGCATGTTGAGCACACAAAACCTGAATTAATTTTAACAGTAGGCGCGGGAGATATCGATACGATTATCGAACCCCTTAAAAATACTTTGAATAATGCTTAA
- a CDS encoding cell division protein FtsQ gives MLKRINWSVIFTGFAWLISLAGVVVLLSFINVKKQTVKCTDVKILIPGADNFIEREEIDAILKEDQGVLLGRNLENINIHKIEKKLQSNPYIGFAKVYVDMDGVLHIEVKQRQPILRILNENGQDFYIDNEGLKMPISSNFTANVLVATGHITEVFGSRVDSLHTQLARDLYKTAQYIKKDTLWDSQIEQIVVDQKNDIELIPRVGNQRIILGDADSLEKKMKNLLLFYKKAMPQVGWDTYRTINIKYTNQIVCEKRDSTGLGRKAKTISAADSLRIQRSVTDSLIKSTIVAEMDDRPEPDQQEKEVLKKSEVRKIEPKKVEPKKTTPVKTEVKKPAVTPAAKPKETKPADKKDKPKQTVTTQPKPAKSEAQLKKEKAAREKEIRALEKQYKTQQN, from the coding sequence ATGCTTAAACGGATAAACTGGAGCGTAATTTTTACTGGCTTTGCCTGGCTGATCAGCCTGGCAGGGGTGGTGGTGCTTTTGAGTTTTATCAATGTGAAGAAACAGACTGTTAAATGTACTGATGTTAAGATTCTGATTCCTGGAGCAGATAATTTTATTGAACGCGAAGAAATTGACGCTATTTTAAAAGAAGACCAGGGTGTGCTTTTAGGACGTAACCTCGAAAATATCAATATACATAAGATCGAGAAAAAACTGCAGTCTAACCCGTATATCGGATTTGCGAAAGTTTACGTTGATATGGATGGGGTGTTGCACATCGAAGTAAAACAGCGCCAGCCTATCCTTCGCATATTGAACGAGAACGGACAGGATTTTTATATTGATAACGAGGGGTTGAAAATGCCTATTTCATCAAACTTTACCGCTAATGTGCTGGTGGCAACAGGGCATATTACTGAGGTTTTTGGTAGTCGTGTTGATAGTCTGCATACCCAGCTGGCACGAGATTTATATAAAACTGCCCAATACATTAAAAAAGATACCCTTTGGGATTCACAGATCGAACAGATTGTGGTTGATCAGAAAAACGATATTGAACTGATCCCGAGAGTCGGTAATCAACGGATTATTTTAGGTGATGCTGATTCGCTTGAGAAGAAAATGAAAAACCTGTTATTGTTTTATAAAAAAGCAATGCCACAGGTAGGATGGGATACTTATAGAACGATCAACATTAAATATACCAACCAGATTGTTTGCGAAAAAAGAGATTCGACAGGATTAGGAAGAAAAGCGAAAACAATTTCGGCGGCAGATAGTTTGAGGATACAACGAAGTGTGACCGACTCATTAATCAAAAGTACAATTGTGGCAGAAATGGACGATCGCCCTGAGCCTGATCAACAGGAAAAAGAAGTGCTTAAAAAAAGTGAGGTTCGAAAGATTGAACCTAAAAAGGTAGAGCCGAAAAAAACAACGCCAGTTAAAACAGAAGTCAAAAAGCCGGCGGTTACGCCAGCCGCAAAACCAAAGGAAACTAAACCTGCGGATAAAAAAGATAAACCGAAGCAAACGGTAACAACACAGCCAAAGCCGGCAAAATCTGAGGCCCAATTAAAGAAAGAGAAAGCAGCAAGAGAAAAAGAAATCAGAGCCTTAGAAAAACAGTATAAAACTCAGCAAAATTAA
- the ftsA gene encoding cell division protein FtsA yields the protein MDKAKFTSQSPIVVGLDIGTTKICVIVGRRTQHGKIEILGIGKAESAGVTRGVVSNIQKTVQGIAQAVEVASGQSNVEIQVVNVGIAGQHIKSLQHRGILTRRELNNEIGKRDIDKLIDDMFKLVMPPGEEIIHVLPQEFTIDNEPGIKDPIGMAGVRLEANFHIISGQVTAVKNIIKCVNNAGLQTQDLILEPLASSESVLSEEEKEAGIALVDIGGGTTDIAIFHEGIIRHTAVIPFGGNSVTEDIREGCSVMRNQAELLKTRFGSALAEENKENEIICVPGLRGREPKEISVKNLAYVIQARMEEIIEHVYYEIKSSGYEKKLIGGIVITGGGALLKHLSQAVEYVTGLDCRIGYPNEHLSKYEDMPKAIYDDLKSPMYATSVGLLIKGIQKAEELIEEMKQPGVFVEKPKTAKEKEKRGPGLFDKLLAKTKTFIQDDMNVSDEDYLKS from the coding sequence ATGGACAAGGCAAAATTTACCAGTCAGTCGCCCATCGTAGTAGGATTGGATATCGGTACTACAAAAATTTGTGTTATCGTTGGTCGTAGAACGCAACACGGTAAGATAGAAATCTTAGGAATAGGCAAGGCAGAATCGGCGGGAGTGACACGCGGAGTGGTTTCTAACATTCAAAAAACAGTGCAGGGTATTGCTCAGGCAGTTGAAGTAGCAAGCGGACAATCCAATGTAGAGATACAAGTGGTAAATGTGGGTATTGCTGGTCAGCATATTAAGAGCTTACAGCACAGAGGAATTTTAACAAGAAGAGAATTAAACAACGAAATCGGTAAAAGGGATATTGATAAGTTGATTGATGATATGTTTAAGCTGGTAATGCCTCCGGGTGAGGAGATCATCCATGTATTGCCGCAAGAATTTACCATCGATAATGAGCCAGGAATTAAAGATCCGATCGGTATGGCGGGGGTTCGCCTTGAAGCTAACTTCCATATCATTTCTGGTCAGGTTACGGCCGTAAAAAACATTATCAAATGTGTAAATAATGCAGGTTTGCAAACTCAGGATTTAATTCTTGAACCATTAGCTTCTTCTGAATCGGTGTTGAGCGAGGAAGAAAAAGAAGCGGGCATTGCATTGGTTGATATTGGTGGTGGTACTACAGATATAGCCATTTTCCATGAAGGTATTATCCGTCACACAGCAGTTATCCCTTTCGGTGGCAATAGTGTTACAGAAGATATCAGAGAAGGTTGCTCTGTAATGCGTAACCAGGCCGAGTTGTTAAAAACACGCTTTGGTTCGGCATTGGCTGAGGAAAATAAAGAAAACGAAATTATTTGTGTTCCGGGATTACGTGGTCGCGAACCAAAAGAAATTTCGGTTAAAAACCTGGCTTATGTCATTCAGGCACGTATGGAAGAAATTATTGAACACGTATATTACGAGATCAAATCTTCCGGATATGAGAAAAAGCTGATTGGTGGTATTGTAATTACAGGTGGTGGTGCTTTATTAAAACACTTATCTCAGGCGGTTGAATATGTAACCGGTTTAGATTGCCGTATTGGTTACCCGAACGAGCACTTGTCTAAATATGAAGATATGCCTAAAGCCATTTACGACGATCTGAAAAGCCCGATGTATGCGACTAGTGTAGGTTTGCTGATCAAAGGAATCCAGAAAGCAGAAGAGTTAATTGAAGAAATGAAACAACCTGGTGTTTTTGTAGAAAAACCAAAAACAGCAAAAGAAAAAGAGAAACGAGGACCTGGTTTGTTCGATAAATTACTGGCGAAAACTAAAACTTTCATTCAGGATGATATGAATGTGAGTGATGAAGATTACTTAAAAAGCTAA
- the ftsZ gene encoding cell division protein FtsZ, with protein MQFEMLKDKSSIIKVIGVGGGGGNAVNHMYLSGITGVDFIICNTDAQALESSPIPNKVQLGASLTEGMGAGSIPEVGKNSAIENIDDIKAMLGSTTKMLFITAGMGGGTGTGASPIIAKAAKELDILTVAIITTPFSFEGKRRKLQADEGMEELKKYVDSYLVISNDRLREIFGNLTLGSAFGQADDILTTAAKGIAEIITVPGYINVDFKDVRTVMKDSGVAIMGSFAAEGEDRALQAVEGALASPLLKDNEIEGARYILLNISSGLREVTMDEVSIITDYIQEKAGLSADLIWGNCTDESLSDKLSVTIIATGFQTSEERVHEEKNKKKISLLTPEEAPLVRPVEPVNSFIQPKTPSYEPVLKTKEEVSQADLFGGMFNKPEPQKFQEPENNVVRHTLIEEEPQVEEAKETGFEFEVKLAETNYVFETPVAQSVPMPQPEPEIEMPVVGLDDDKSDESMEEQLKKSKERILRLKDLSMKLRTTNGLQELENEPAYKRKQMQLQQVQHSSESQVSRFTLSNDQDGGTEIRPNNSFLHDNVD; from the coding sequence ATGCAGTTCGAAATGTTAAAAGATAAGTCGTCAATCATCAAGGTAATTGGTGTTGGGGGCGGTGGCGGCAACGCAGTGAACCATATGTACCTGTCAGGTATTACTGGTGTGGATTTTATTATTTGTAATACAGATGCCCAGGCTTTGGAATCTAGTCCTATACCCAACAAGGTACAATTAGGCGCTAGTTTAACCGAAGGAATGGGAGCTGGTTCTATTCCTGAGGTTGGTAAAAACTCAGCTATAGAAAATATAGATGATATTAAGGCCATGTTAGGTAGTACAACCAAAATGCTTTTTATTACAGCAGGAATGGGTGGTGGTACCGGAACAGGGGCTTCTCCAATCATTGCGAAAGCAGCCAAAGAACTTGACATTTTAACTGTTGCTATCATTACTACACCATTTTCTTTCGAAGGAAAAAGACGTAAACTGCAGGCCGACGAGGGAATGGAAGAGTTGAAGAAATATGTAGATTCTTACCTGGTGATCTCTAACGATCGCCTGCGCGAGATCTTCGGAAACTTAACTTTAGGTTCTGCCTTTGGCCAGGCCGATGATATTTTAACAACCGCTGCGAAGGGTATCGCAGAAATCATTACAGTTCCAGGTTATATCAATGTGGATTTTAAGGATGTGCGTACCGTAATGAAAGATAGTGGCGTAGCCATTATGGGTAGCTTTGCCGCTGAGGGCGAAGACCGTGCATTACAGGCAGTTGAAGGTGCTTTGGCTTCACCGCTTTTAAAAGATAACGAAATCGAAGGTGCCCGTTATATTTTATTGAACATCAGCTCTGGTTTGCGTGAGGTAACCATGGATGAGGTTTCGATCATTACCGACTATATTCAGGAGAAAGCTGGTTTATCAGCAGACTTAATATGGGGTAACTGTACCGACGAATCTTTAAGCGATAAACTTTCTGTAACCATTATTGCAACAGGTTTCCAAACCTCTGAAGAGCGCGTACATGAAGAAAAAAATAAAAAGAAAATATCACTTTTAACACCAGAAGAAGCGCCGCTGGTTCGTCCCGTTGAACCAGTAAACTCTTTCATTCAACCTAAAACGCCATCTTATGAGCCTGTTTTAAAAACGAAGGAAGAAGTTTCGCAGGCAGATCTTTTCGGTGGTATGTTTAATAAGCCGGAACCTCAAAAATTTCAGGAGCCGGAAAATAATGTGGTTCGCCATACTTTAATTGAAGAAGAACCTCAGGTTGAAGAAGCCAAAGAAACAGGATTTGAATTTGAAGTTAAATTGGCAGAAACCAACTATGTATTCGAAACGCCAGTAGCCCAGTCAGTACCTATGCCACAACCTGAGCCAGAAATCGAAATGCCGGTTGTTGGATTAGATGACGACAAAAGTGACGAATCAATGGAAGAGCAATTGAAAAAATCTAAAGAACGTATTTTACGTTTAAAAGATTTGAGCATGAAATTGCGTACAACCAATGGTTTACAGGAATTGGAAAACGAACCTGCCTACAAACGCAAGCAAATGCAGTTGCAACAGGTTCAGCATTCTTCTGAATCGCAGGTGAGCAGGTTTACTTTAAGCAACGACCAGGACGGTGGTACAGAGATCAGACCTAACAATTCTTTTCTGCACGATAACGTTGATTAA